Part of the Polyodon spathula isolate WHYD16114869_AA chromosome 30, ASM1765450v1, whole genome shotgun sequence genome, TCCGGCCTGTGTaaagtgtgtgtgggaatgtaagcgtggcagggatggggttaaatctgcctctgccagcagtcacaggtgtggccattccccaattaggtaattgatgctaactggggagtggccacatgtataaaaggagacagaaatcctttgtttgttgttgaGGGCGAGGCAAGATGAGATCgtgaaatgtgaaatgtgaagGTACAGGTACAGCctgtattctgttttgtttgaacatttgttttggccctcgtgccacatttatttgttcctgtgtgttttgtttttttgtgtttttaataaagtgcTCAACAacacttcactgcagcttctgtctctgagtctctaattcagcacttcactgcagcttctgtctctgagtctctaattcagcacttcactgcagcttctgtctctgagtctctaattcagcacttcactgcagcttctgtctctgagtctctaattcagcacttcactgcagcttctgtctctgagtctctaattcagcacttcactgcagcttctgtctctgagtctctaattcagcacttcactgcagcttctgtctctgagtctctaattcctgctggtGACATCTTGGGCCGTggcgctatcctgtcacatgggTACAGTATCTCACCATTTGAAATTCATggcttcattattttaatttgaagtgATTTTCAGtgaatattttcctttttgtaaTAGGTACTGTTCAGGaaatttaaatctatttaaaaaattcCCACACAATCTTCCGCTTTGTTGAGTATGTAAGTCtatgttctaaattattttattctgttagTAAAATCTGCACATTTTGTTATCATAAACGACATTAAAAGTCTTCACCCATCTGATTGAAGCTGAACCGACGGCGTGAAACTGTGTTACATACAGTGCATGACAGGATTTTAAACCTGGAAGCAGCTCTTTCTTCTGCagtgttgtctttaaaaaatatttgcataaaataTATTATCAGAAGGTCTTTCACAAAAGGGGGCCAGTGATACGGTTGCTTGTCCTAACAAGAGAaatgtgtttgtggtttgtttcAGGAAGGGATCCCTTCAGAGTAGAAATTACCTCACGTTCCAAAAATGAGCGCATCCGGATTCACTGGGCCAAGCCTTTGGATCGGAATGATGGGTCGTTTCTGATGAGATACCGCCTGTACGAGAGCACCACAGAAGGGCTGAAGATTGAAGTGTTTCACAGGAATAAGCATGTAGCTCAGTCtccttacattttaaaaggtaagACTGAGAATGCCCACGTGCCAGCAGAAACACTTTGTGACAGAGAAAGCATCTCGTTAgcctgaaaacctttttttttttttttttaatacaaattcctTTTTTACTAATAATGTTTTGTAGGATGGTTACTTAAAACATAACTTCAGCAAGAGAGTGTGATGGAACAAGACAATCACATTTTCACAGACCTGATAAGTGTCTTGTCACAGGCTGTTTTAATATGTCCTTACATTAACTGTGGTATACAAAGGCACCTCAAGGTAGTGATCTAAACCAGGGTAAACAACCTTTACATTAACTGATCTTCTTCAGCAGGGCCCTTCATGGGTGTACACAAAGCAATACCTCAGTATCCCAGAAGAGAGGTTGTTGGCATTGAGATACATTTAACAAGATATGGGTGCTGTCAGTGGCAACCAGTTACATGAGCACAATTTTGGACATGCGTCATTTACTTCATGCAAATTTAACATAAAGCAGATGGTTTTTGAGATGCTGTTTTTGACAAAACAGTGTATTTACAGGGTGTAACCCCTTTTTATgcccaatttaaaaaacaacatagacTTGTCAAGGCAAGTGaacaaatgtcaaaatcaatGCTGCTGGCCAAGTTTAGAGTGGTATGCATTACTAAATCTaaaagcaaacctttttttttttttttttttttttacctttttataaatTCTCCAAAAGCCATTTTAGTTGCAGGGATGTAAGCTTTCTTCACCACATGTCTGCCCCAACCGGCTTGCCAGAGTTATTCTGTGATGTAAATATACACACACCTACCACTACCCTGCAGCAGTAGGATGCTATGAATGAAACATTAATCTATTGCCTTTTTCCCCCCCAGTTAGTGTTTCTCAGTTTGCAACActtcacatttaataaataaagatgatTGCTAGTTGCTGGTTTAGCAAGCTGACAACATCACAAAGCGTTTACtcaaacatttttttctcaatgaccAGGGCCAGTGTACCATGAGTACTGTGACTGCCCAGAATCAGACCCTCTGCTCTGGCAGGAGATTATGTCTTGTCCTGCTGAGGAGCTCCAGGCTTCCAGAGACTTCAGCGCCTTCCCCAGTATAAACCTGCAGCGGATGTTGGTAGAGGTCCCAAAGAGGTTTGGCCCAAGAGGGGGTATCGTTCACTACACCATTCTGAATAACAAGATCTACCGACGCTCCTTGGGGAAATACACAGACTTCAAAATGTTCTCAGATGAAATGCTGCTTTCCTTGACGAGAAAGGTGAGTTGAAGTTTGCAGTAAAGGAGAAGAGAGAAAAGCAAGAGTCGGATGGTTAAGATGTTGCATGTAGTAATGTAAATGCTGCCGAAAAAATATCCACAGCTAAAAATGAAAGAAGTCAGTTAAACAAAATGACGGCTGATACCATAAAATGAGGAAAATAAAGCTGAATATCTGACAACTGGATCCGAccgaagttacagaaaatgactggtatgtactgcaaataaaataacaaaacagcatcTTGTTTAAAATAGCGAACTGGTTCATAGcgcaaattaatataaactggaagatatgacAAGACGCCTTGATGTCGtcagtatcttccatgacagatggtgttttctttgattttggtggcgcagtgatacgtggttagcacaggtgcagtgatttgcctttgttcctaagtagttcctaatcgtgacattgtgctggatattgtaacggcttggaccaatcagcatgcagcattctaactGTCCGTTTTGTAATAAAATGAGTCTGCTTTGGTCCTGTCACTCAGTGCTTactgggtcttttttttttttttttttttttttttttttataaaaatgtgtgtatttcgTTTAAGGTTCACATGCCTGACGTTGAATTTTATGTCAATGTTGGAGACTGGCCGATGGAGAATCGTCAAGTGAATGACACCCCGGCAGGCCCCGTGCCTATAATTTCTTGGTGTGGCTCCACAGATACCAGGGATATCGTCCTGCCTACATACGATATCACACACTCCACTCTGGAAACACTGCGCGGGGTTTCCAACGACCTGCTGTCTATTCAAGGAAATACAGGTGTGCTATTTACTACAGTGTCTCCCAAACACACATGTTACTACCATATCTTCAACTTTaacatacatttaccatagtttactatcACTCTAACAGTACTGTACCATTCTAAACACATTTCTGCCAGTTTCCATGAATTATGTACGTAGTCACGTGTAACATTTAAGCTGCAAAAGCTTTTAGCATCTGTGCTCTCTGATTGTAGAACGCCCTTCCCAGGGACATGTATGGCTTAGGAAAACTGTTGCTACTTTGAAAACTTTGCCAGTGGTGGTTGTGACCAGAAGCTTGCCATGAAAGGCTCCCTGAAAAGGCATCTTATATTGAAGGGCCATTTTCATTCTGTTCAGTCATTGCGATGGTTAAGAGCTATGTTTTCTTCCATTGTGATATATGTTGGGACACAAATAGTAGAAGCAGAAGTAAAAGCCCCAGTGATGGTATGTTTTTGTTCAACTTGTGCATCAGCTGCTATTCAGCGaatccctctccccctcctcagGCCCTGTCTGGAGCAATAAGACAGCGCAGGCCTTCTTCCGAGGGAGGGATAGCAGGGAAGAGCGTCTCAGACTAGTGGAGCTTTCTAAAGAACACCCAGAGCTCCTGGACGCTGGCATTACGAGATACTTCTTCTTTCGGGAAAAGGAAGAGGAGCTGGGCACAGTCCCACTTACTGGGTTTTTTGacttttttaaggtatctgttgCAATACACACCTGAGATCACTGTTATACCAGATTGGTTAAACTTGTGGAATTAGAAGACAGCTTCGCTGTGCTCCCCTGACGTGTTGTGACCTCTTCCTTTTCTCCAGTATAAATATCAAGTGAACGTGGATGGCACAGTGGCAGCGTACAGGTTCCCATACCTCATGCTTGGGAACAGTCTGGTGCTCAAGCAAGCCTCCTCCTTCTATGAGCATTTCTACACACACCTGAAGCCAGGGAAACACTATGTGCAGGTTAAACAAAACCTGTCTGACCTCATTGAAAAGATCACCTGGGCTAAGGTATGGAGTTCAGCAAGATATTTGCATAGTCTATGGCTACTCGTGCGATTTTGCTGTCTTGTTTTTGAACTAATCattctagtttatttttaatgagagAGGAAGGTGTTTAAACACGACCGGTAACACCTTTCCAGGTGTCATTGGAAATTTAAATTAATTCGTAGCTGAAGTGACAAaactgagacttttttttttttttttttttttttttcagccattgTTCTTGATTCAGATTTGGATTTTTAAACTTCAACTCAACAGGgttgcaataacaaaaaaattcacGTCATCTACTGCATTTAATATAGTTACCCATACCcaagcatttatttaaacaagaaaGGGGGTCCAAACCTCAGGGTTTATTGTTACTCTTTGTAATATAAATTCAGACTGGGTATAGACTGATCTTATCATGGCTGAATTCTGTTCttgtctttttacttttttaGCCTGGAAAGCAGAGTACCAAGTCCTGTACACTTAGTTGTTTTTCAGCGGtagcttttgtcattttaaagagAAATGCAGAGCTGCTGGTTTTGTATTAACGTAACTAAATCTGTGTGAGAAACCCTTTTCACTACATCGTGTTTTGAAGGAACTCCTACGGAAAGTAAAATGTCAAGGTTGCTGCTGGAACAGAGACAAAAGAAACGACACATTTGAGACGACTTTCTCTTTCAAACGGCCCTCTCCTGTTTCAAGCAGGCCTCTCCTGCTACCAAGCTCTGCTATACTGTCTTAATTCCTTTAGGAAACTTATAGGTAtcaaaatatcatgttttattatggtcatgtgactttttgtaCTCTTATTCCTTTTGCAGGTAGACATGATTCTAAagtgtaatttttaatttttttttttttttttttttttgtagttttcacCTTCTGCTGTGCAGCTAAAGTGCTTTCTCATTAGAGTATAATGCTGCAGTCGTAAACCTATAGATAAGAGATCACATTTTTCTCTTCTAATGCAAAGATATCCTTGTAAGTGACCAACTTGGCATGTCAAGCAATAAATATTAGTTTAGAAGCTGCGTGAATAATTCCAAGTGCCGTTTTTCTTACCAATTTGTTGACAGGAAAATGATGCCAAAGCGGAGAAAATTGCCAGAGAAGGACAAGCTCTTGCCAGGGAGCTACTGCAGCCATTCAGGCTTTACTGTTACTATTTCACAGTATTCCAGGTATGTTGACATGTGAAAACTGGAAGTAACTaagatgcagctttttttttttttttttttttttttcttcagtgtatGGTCCACAATTGTATTTAAGACAGGTgtttattcagttgatctaaacagcagtgtACTACAGTGCAACAGCAGATGTACACTTTATCCCTCCAATGTTCTGATTTTTAAAAGACATCTTTACCAAGGTTTTGAAAATTGGCCGACCCAAGTCCTCCCCGGCCATTCCATGTTGGAGAGAACAATCATCTAACAGTTTTTAGGAGTCTCTGTAGTATATTCCTGTATGTGGGAGACTATATCTTGAATATACATTTAATCTTCCTTACTTCTGATTTTTAGAAATATGCTAAATTGCAAGCAAGCAAGCCTGAAATACGCAAGGGGATGGAATTTGTTCCTCAGCCATCAGACTTTGATTCTTTCTGCAGCTGCCAAAGAAACAAACAGGAGAAAGACGAGTTGtaaatttacagtgtttttttggtttaatttcaccAGTGAGTGAATAAAAATATCCCAACAATCTGTGATTGTGTTGAAAACTATATCACTGCGATAGTAGTGCGATagtaagcatttaataaaccggcAGGTGTTTTAAGAGCAATGCCTGCGTTTAAAGTTAGGGTGTGCCACAGGTATTGCATTTTGTGCAGTACGTTAGCTGTTGATGGTTTCGTTTTCTGTGTACTCCACACAGAAATAGACCCTATTTAAAATATGGGATCTCCAAAACAAagggaagcacctttggtaggtTCTTAATCTGTCCTGGAAGGGCGTGGGGGGGAGAACAGTTTAGTATTGTATTCGTCTTTGTACACACAAAAAATTGTACGCACTGCCgttttcattatattttattatatatatatatatatatatatatatatatatatatatatatatatatatatatatatttttttattttactttgactacaattaaaatgtataaaacacctgtaaaatgatgaaaaaataaataaataaaaatttaaaaagaaagcctgGTGCTACTGTATTCACTTGTTATGACTTCATTTAATGCTGAACTGAGCAGCAGGAATCATCGCAGGAGGAAGTGTTCCTGCAACGGTTCTAGCTGattgcagtgttgtgttttgaattgcataACTGTAAACCGATTATTTATGTCAGGGGGGGTGGTGATTAAagcataaatacagtatagtaatgCTTTCATAAAATGTGTTGATTATTAAGTTGACTGTTTATAtagattcaaaatgaaaataagtttTTTCTCAGTTTTAAGCCATATATCTGGGCATATTGAGATTGGGGTTTGCAGGTTTCCAGACCctacagtaattgatttttttttttttttatggcgtGGACTGACCCATAGTCTTATTTTTGTACTAGTTGATAAAGCAGAAATTGCCTATCCACCTATCCATCTGTCTAAAGTGTGCTTCTAGAAAGCTGAAAAGTGTACCATACTACTTATAATTCAGTCATTTGAATGACCTCGCCAAAAAGCTTTTATCATGGCACACTTTCTTGTACTTTAGATTAAACCATCAAAACAATCTGCATTGGATGCATATGAACCGCACCTAATGTCATAATTTGTGATCTGGACAGTTACGCAAGAACAAGAACATGAATATCAGCAAGAAAAACTCTTCTAATTGGCAGTTTACCTCCCTGCCAAACGTTCCTGTTTAAACGACCTTAAATGTAACTAAGGTAACTTAGTACATACACTGTACTCTACACACCCACATGCAAAAGCTGACTCAGGGCTATGAACACAGCCAAGCCGACTGTAGAAAAACAAactgtggttttattatttattatattatgagttTTCAATGGGTCTTCATTTGCTTTCTTTAAACAAGTTTATCATCCTATTATAAATTGCATAAAATCATGCTTggaaatagtaaaagaaactgATTAAATTAAGACACCTTGAAGGCATTTAAAAAGACTTATAcaaaaggtgttgttttttttttgtagaatttcaACTTGATTCTTATGGGTACTGCCTGCTAAGCAGCAGAGGGGAAAGCTTGTTTACAAAGAGGATGGGCATCAATCATCATTCAAATAATTATGCCAATGTAATCTTTAAAGCTGATGTGTCCCATAATCATATTCAATACGTGGAGCCAGATTAGCTAAGGTCTACACTTCAACGTGTTTTGGATAATACTTAGTGGAAGAAATATAACTAGTCAGTTAATGTTGTAATAATTGTTACAAGCGACGTTGCAATTTGACCTTGATAAATATGGCCCTTAGTGCGCCCCCTTACAGTTTGTAATACTCGGTGGATTTACTTTCCTGGTTTGTTAAACTCTATTACAAACAGTTTGTTGATTGTTTGCTTTCATTCCCCAGAGACAGTTTAAGTAACTTCTCAGGCGCAGTTCTACagaacaaacataaaaataaaaaaccctaacAAAAAAGCCTCTGtcccttttttaaactttaataatgTAAACCAGTAATGATGTGCGTAGTTTCTGCTACACTTTACATTCGAGAATTTAATCTACAGAACAACTGAGCTTGCGTCTCTTCCTTTGTTTCAGTTCCAGCAGGGTTTACCTCATATCCGCCCTGTTGTCGTTACTATAGCAACTGAACGCTCTCTCCCAGACCGAGCTTTTGCAGTGAACAGAAACAATATATAAGGTAAATAATTTCAACTTGTCTGCCATTTATGCAATTAACATTTACGTAAGTCAAAGAAGTCGAATTTGTTACGACGACTTCGTAGAGTTGCCGAGCTCTGTAAGTTATAGGTGGGCGTGCTTAGCAGCAAATGCCCTCGAATATTCCTTTACGCTGCTCACCGGCAGTGGTTCTCAGTCCTGGCACTCCGGGacctctgtgtctgctggattttattccagtttaaacagttgcagattttaagttagctgtaacattttgtaaGAACTTAAACCATGCAAGTGGGAGCTGAACTCTGcaaagagctgaaaacaattaaaaacgtCTAATAAAGCAAATtctcagttcaattaaaggtctggtaaagtgattgagagctcatttggaatgaaagccagcaggCACGGGGGTCCCAGAGAAACAAAACTGAGAAGCACTGCATAGTGGATGTGAGCAGATGCTACATTACAAAAAACTAACGGCAGGCAATGGAATCCCATCTACAGTGGGCAGGTCTGGGATCTGCAGCTCTTATTTACTGAAGGTTTAACTGGAGGCCAGTATCCAGTACTGTTTGAAGGTGATTTGTGTGCATTGTCTGGTGCAACATAATTGCAAGTTATTTAAGTTGGATGACCAAATAACCAGCTGTGGCAGAATGTGTTTAGTTCTGTTTACATATAAAACATTGCAAGACCAAGGTGATGATGACTACCAAGCAGTTGTCatccattttgtgtacagtttttggaatatttaatttcttgccaa contains:
- the LOC121302797 gene encoding protein O-glucosyltransferase 3-like isoform X4, giving the protein MGRDPFRVEITSRSKNERIRIHWAKPLDRNDGSFLMRYRLYESTTEGLKIEVFHRNKHVAQSPYILKGPVYHEYCDCPESDPLLWQEIMSCPAEELQASRDFSAFPSINLQRMLVEVPKRFGPRGGIVHYTILNNKIYRRSLGKYTDFKMFSDEMLLSLTRKVHMPDVEFYVNVGDWPMENRQVNDTPAGPVPIISWCGSTDTRDIVLPTYDITHSTLETLRGVSNDLLSIQGNTGPVWSNKTAQAFFRGRDSREERLRLVELSKEHPELLDAGITRYFFFREKEEELGTVPLTGFFDFFKYKYQVNVDGTVAAYRFPYLMLGNSLVLKQASSFYEHFYTHLKPGKHYVQVKQNLSDLIEKITWAKENDAKAEKIAREGQALARELLQPFRLYCYYFTVFQKYAKLQASKPEIRKGMEFVPQPSDFDSFCSCQRNKQEKDEL
- the LOC121302797 gene encoding protein O-glucosyltransferase 3-like isoform X3, whose amino-acid sequence is MIRMNQSPHSTHYLHALYSAAICLFLSDHNFIHGDAAHSDVSPERSLVWGAGLQSGVVLPVRYFFIQAVNTAGENFTHSPGRDPFRVEITSRSKNERIRIHWAKPLDRNDGSFLMRYRLYESTTEGLKIEVFHRNKHVAQSPYILKGPVYHEYCDCPESDPLLWQEIMSCPAEELQASRDFSAFPSINLQRMLVEVPKRFGPRGGIVHYTILNNKIYRRSLGKYTDFKMFSDEMLLSLTRKVHMPDVEFYVNVGDWPMENRQVNDTPAGPVPIISWCGSTDTRDIVLPTYDITHSTLETLRGVSNDLLSIQGNTGPVWSNKTAQAFFRGRDSREERLRLVELSKEHPELLDAGITRYFFFREKEEELGTVPLTGFFDFFKYKYQVNVDGTVAAYRFPYLMLGNSLVLKQASSFYEHFYTHLKPGKHYVQVKQNLSDLIEKITWAKENDAKAEKIAREGQALARELLQPFRLYCYYFTVFQKYAKLQASKPEIRKGMEFVPQPSDFDSFCSCQRNKQEKDEL
- the LOC121302797 gene encoding protein O-glucosyltransferase 3-like isoform X2 — its product is MTTETDSLDVSFLNEEEADKILGVLVRDEELKKAEKERIRNLQHAKKDLKWLKGVTGQWFEDTKKKKYKNEADVSALLKQPLSLKVKNTRADLKASKTKSFLRREDDMITATSLNGSSFHSRLYSIFTLKILGKRGAKQPPSQQTSCNLEAVRCPEVQDQAEVDVHSEVVPEESEHTLQKEIQQQPFNEENKECVDLSVEQEIFTGRDPFRVEITSRSKNERIRIHWAKPLDRNDGSFLMRYRLYESTTEGLKIEVFHRNKHVAQSPYILKGPVYHEYCDCPESDPLLWQEIMSCPAEELQASRDFSAFPSINLQRMLVEVPKRFGPRGGIVHYTILNNKIYRRSLGKYTDFKMFSDEMLLSLTRKVHMPDVEFYVNVGDWPMENRQVNDTPAGPVPIISWCGSTDTRDIVLPTYDITHSTLETLRGVSNDLLSIQGNTGPVWSNKTAQAFFRGRDSREERLRLVELSKEHPELLDAGITRYFFFREKEEELGTVPLTGFFDFFKYKYQVNVDGTVAAYRFPYLMLGNSLVLKQASSFYEHFYTHLKPGKHYVQVKQNLSDLIEKITWAKENDAKAEKIAREGQALARELLQPFRLYCYYFTVFQKYAKLQASKPEIRKGMEFVPQPSDFDSFCSCQRNKQEKDEL
- the LOC121302797 gene encoding protein O-glucosyltransferase 3-like isoform X5; amino-acid sequence: MRYRLYESTTEGLKIEVFHRNKHVAQSPYILKGPVYHEYCDCPESDPLLWQEIMSCPAEELQASRDFSAFPSINLQRMLVEVPKRFGPRGGIVHYTILNNKIYRRSLGKYTDFKMFSDEMLLSLTRKVHMPDVEFYVNVGDWPMENRQVNDTPAGPVPIISWCGSTDTRDIVLPTYDITHSTLETLRGVSNDLLSIQGNTGPVWSNKTAQAFFRGRDSREERLRLVELSKEHPELLDAGITRYFFFREKEEELGTVPLTGFFDFFKYKYQVNVDGTVAAYRFPYLMLGNSLVLKQASSFYEHFYTHLKPGKHYVQVKQNLSDLIEKITWAKENDAKAEKIAREGQALARELLQPFRLYCYYFTVFQKYAKLQASKPEIRKGMEFVPQPSDFDSFCSCQRNKQEKDEL